The following coding sequences lie in one Rutidosis leptorrhynchoides isolate AG116_Rl617_1_P2 chromosome 6, CSIRO_AGI_Rlap_v1, whole genome shotgun sequence genomic window:
- the LOC139852332 gene encoding uncharacterized protein, translating to MASKRSDFGDGASPGKIFIGGLAKDTTIDTFVKYFGKYGEITDSVIMKDRLTGRPRGFGFITYADPSVVDTVIAETHVINGKQVEIKRTIPKGSGESNDFKTKKIFVGGIPATVTEDELKNFFSKYGKVVENEIIRDHVTQRPRGFGFVVFDGEKTVDEILVNGNMIEMNGTQVEIKKAEPKKASNPGPHSYNREPKGPRGYDDSYDRFDDSYGRYGSAGGGGYGPPPPYRSFGGGPPSRFGDYGPYGPGASEFGSRYGGDYGGDYGSYRGVEPPIGGYSSRFSSYGGGYGGGYGGSGLGGGYGRGVGGGYGGYIGGSGGSGSYESGAGAGYGGAGGPYGGGRGGYSGGSRYHPYGR from the exons ATGGCTTCTAAGCGATCTGATTTCGGCGACGGCGCCAGTCCAGG GAAAATTTTCATCGGAGGTTTAGCAAAAGATACAACCATAG ATACGTTTGTGAAGTATTTTGGAAAGTATGGAGAGATAACGGATTCGGTGATAATGAAAGATCGATTAACTGGTCGACCAAGGGGCTTTGGGTTTATTACATATGCAGATCCTTCTGTTGTTGATACTGTTATTGCTGAAACTCATGTCATCAATGGCAAACAG GTTGAGATCAAGAGAACAATTCCTAAAGGTTCTGGTGAGTCTAACGATTTCAAGACGAAAAAGATATTCGTTGGTGGCATTCCGGCCACAGTTACTGAAG ATGAGCTAAAAAATTTCTTCTCAAAATATGGGAAAGTAGTCGAAAATGAGATTATCAGAGACCATGTGACACAACGTCCTCGTGGGTTTGGATTTGTTGTATTTGATGGTGAAAAAACAGTTGATGAAATTCTTGTCAATGGAAATATGATTGAAATGAATGGTACACAG GTTGAGATCAAGAAGGCTGAACCAAAGAAAGCCTCAAACCCTGGACCTCATTCATACAATAGGGAACCTAAGGGACCACGTGGTTATGACGATAGTTATGACCGATTTGATGATTCTTATGGAAGGTATGGTAGTGCCGGTGGCGGCGGTTATGGTCCTCCTCCTCCTTATAGGTCTTTTGGTGGAGGACCACCAAGTAGGTTTGGCGATTACGGGCCATATGGGCCCGGTGCAAGTGAATTCGGTAGTCGTTATGGTGGTGATTATGGAGGTGATTACGGTAGTTATAGAGGTGTTGAGCCACCTATTGGTGGCTATTCTAGCCGGTTTAGTTCATATGGCGGTGGGTACGGTGGAGGTTATGGCGGGAGTGGGCTAGGTGGTGGGTATGGCCGCGGTGTTGGCGGCGGCTATGGCGGTTATATTGGTGGGTCAGGTGGAAGTGGTAGTTATGAGTCAGGTGCAGGTGCAGGTTATGGTGGAGCGGGTGGGCCGTATGGCGGCGGTAGGGGTGGTTATAGTGGCGGTAGTCGTTACCATCCTTATGGCAGGTAG
- the LOC139855995 gene encoding uncharacterized protein translates to MGSHQSEVFLKPTSDIHKILDTLRYDFHLGGSLKFEEAIMKSLTCFPLGKASKSKPKRIYLFTGGGCIHLNVKEMEDIGELLKECGVAVDVFNFFLEGKQFEDSKMALDKFVAAAVNDNNNNNNSKHIVHFLAGPTTDLDEIINRFPHIFSGASPEEEMIARNEITKDPKGNNEAADALDEFTLEWLTVEKVPMSEDEFTPTNGSSKSENEMPPDAIDVESTPSSSMTTPQSTDLQSYIQNPDTNENR, encoded by the exons ATGGGTTCTCATCAATCTGAAGTTTTCCTTAAGCCTACTAGTGATATTCACAAAATCCTGGATACGCTTCGGT ATGATTTTCACTTAGGTGgtagcttgaagtttgaagaagcGATAATGAAGTCTTTGACGTGTTTTCCGTTGGGTAAAGCAAGTAAAAGTAAGCCGAAAAGGATATATCTGTTTACAGGAGGCGg TTGTATACATTTGAATGTTAAAGAAATGGAGGATATTGGAGAGTTGCTAAAAGAATGTGGTGTAGCTGTTGATGTTTTCAACTTCTTTCTAGAGGGAAAACAGTTCGAAGATTCGAAGATGGCCCTTGATAAATTTGTTGCTGCTGCTGTTAacgataacaacaacaacaacaacagcaagcaTATTGTACATTTTCTAGCTGGGCCTACTACAGATCTTGATGAAATCATAAATAG GTTTCCACATATCTTCTCTGGTGCTTCACCGGAAGAAGAGATGATAGCAAGGAATGAAATAACTAAAGATCCCAAGGGAAATAATGAAGCTGCTGATGCGCTTGATGAATTTACACTAGAATGGTTGACAGTAGAGAAG GTACCAATGTCTGAAGATGAGTTCACACCTACTAATGGTTCATCCAAGAGCGAGAACGAAATGCCACCCGATGCAATTGATGTGGAAAGTACTCCGTCCTCCTCAATGACAACCCCACAGTCCACCGACTTGCAGAGTTATATTCAGAATCCGGATACTAACGAAAATAGATGA